TCGCGCTCGTCGGCAGACGAAGCAGTTTTGGCCGGACGAGGTCGGCTTTAAATACAAAATTTCCAACATCCAAGCAGCACTCGGTGTGGGCCAGATGGAGCGTATCGGCGAGTTGATCTCTCGCAAGCGGGCGGTTTTTGCTCGTTATAGGGATGTGTTGGGTACACTTAGTGGCGTTGCTCTGAACCCCGAGCCTCCTGGCACCCAAAACGGTTTCTGGATGCCCACGGCCGTATTCGACAAAGAAACCGGCATCACGCGCGAAAAGTTGCAGACAGCCTTCCAGGCTGAAAATATCGATGCCCGCGTGTTCTTCTGGCCGTTGAGTTCCACTCCATCCTTCAAGCCAAAGCCTGAGAACGTCAACGCATACGATCTTCCTAGCCGCGCGATAAATCTGCCGAGCTATCATGACCTCACCAACGAGGAGATCGACCGTGTGTCTGATGTCCTGATCAGCACGCTCGGCGCCGCTTGATCTCCCGCGCCGCCTCATCATCAAGGACGGTCAATAGTCGGCTCGAAACGCGAGGCTGACATTTGCAGGAATTCTCGACATAAGCGGGAAACGCTTAGCTTGCGGAACGCGCCGCAGCTTCCATATCCTCCCAGCTTTCGTCCATGGCATAGGTGGGGGAGAAGAAGGGAACGCCGAAATGGCCGTAGCGGATGGAGAGCTGGTGTTCCGCGGTTTCCTCGTCCTCATGCGCGACGCGGGCGAGATAGACGACTGAGGCGAGGCCGGTTCGGTCGGCGCCTGAGCGGCAATGGATGAGGATCGGGCGTGGCGCGTCGCGAAGGGTTGCGACAAGGTCGTCCGCCGTCTTCGCGTCGAGGCGCCGGCTGGCGTTCAGGGGGAAGTCGATCAGGGTGAGGCCAAGCTGTCTTGCCGCGGCGGCCTCGTTTTTGTACCAGGCCGACTTTTCATCCCGGCCTCTCAGGTTGATGACGGTACGGATCTTGTAGCGCTCGGCATAGGTCGCGAGATCGGCCGGCGTGGGTTGGTTGGAGCGGTAGACTTCCCCCGGCACGACGGCGGCGAAATTTCCTGTCAGTTGTATTGCCACGAGATAGAGGCCGAGCCCGAGGCCCGCCGCGCCGGACGCAAGCCCTGTCCATTTCAAGAACCGCTTCATGATCGCCTTTCCTACCGATTTGGGCGACAGAAAAAGCCTTGCGGCTGACAGGGCGCTGAACGCCGGCTGCGAAAGGGCGGGGACGGCGTCGCCTCGCCTTACGGCTTGACGCTGCGCCTTGATCGCGTATCCCTTGCCGGACACCTCTTCAAAAGGCCGGCCATGGAAGCGATCATCTATCACAATCCGCGATGCGGCACCTCGCGCAACACGCTGGCCCTCATCCGCAATGCCGGCATCGAGCCGAGGATCGTGGACTATCTCGCCGCACCGCCGACCCGGGAGGAACTGCGGGCCCTGATCGCCACCGCCGGCCTTGCGGTGCGCGCTGCCATTCGCGAGAAGGAAGCATCCTACGCCGCCCTCGGCCTTGCCAATCCCGCACTGTCGGACGATGAGCTGCTCGACCACATGGTGGCCGAGCCGATCCTCATCAACCGCCCCTTCGTGACGACGCCACTCGGAACGCGGCTCTGCCGGCCGTCGGAAGTCGTGCTCGATATCCTTCCCGACACGCACAAGGGGCCTTTCGCCAAGGAGGATGGCGAGAAGGTGATCGGCGAGGACGGCAAGCGGCTCGCCTGAGAGCTTTATGCCTCCGTTGCCGTATGCGGCGCGGCAAGGCCGAGGGCGGCGCGCAGTGTCGCCTCGCTTTCCATAGCAAAGCGCTCGGCCGCATGACGGCCGCGCAGCTCGTCCCGCGGCGGCAGCGAGCCGGCGAGACGGGCAGAAAGCCCCTCCATCTTAGCGGCAAGGTGTGGCACGTCCTCAATGGCGCACAGGCGATGACCGAGCGAGCCTTCGCGCACCACCACCGGAAGGCCGAGCTGCGCCGCCCGCCCGAGAATGCCGAAGGCCTGGTCCCCCGTCCGCGGGTAGAAGCACCAGATCGCGTCGCTCGCCGCATAGGCGCCCAGCAGCTCAGCATCGGAGATGAACCGGTCAACCGTGACGCCGCCGCCCTCGCGCAGGACCTCGGCATGCTCGGCGTCGGCCACGGCAACCTTGCCGCAGGCGATGAACTGGTAGCACGCCCGCAGCCGCGCGGACCGGGCATAGATATCGGCGAAGAGATCGAAGCCTTTCCGGCCGCACTGGCTGCCGATGGCCGTCAGCACCAGGCGGTCGCCCGGCCGGCGCTCGGCGCGCAGAGCGTTCACCGCCTTGCGCTCCTCCTCGCTCAGGTCCCAGAGCTGGAAATCGTAAATATAGCCGTCGGCAATGGCGGCGGCGGGCGGAAGGACGCTGAAGGGCACGATGGAGAGCGTGCGCACCGCGCGGCAGCGCTTCAGCCTTTGCAGCACCGCGCGCCGCCAGCGGTTTCCCCAGCGGGGAGAAACGGCAAGCGGGCCCGGCTTGAGCAGGAGCCCAACGGTCCGCCGCCCCAGCAGGGTACGGAAAAGCCCGACCAGCACATAAAGAAGGAACACCTCCTCCACCATGAGGAATAGCACCGGCGCCCGCGCGAAAAGGAGGCTGCGAAGCCGCGCCCGCCGCGCGCCGAATACCCGCTCCAGCACGCGGAAATAGGCAGGCCGCCGGCCAGCCTCACTCCGGCTATAGACGAGCGGCCCAGCCGACCGGCCCTGCCCCTTCCCCGTCGAGGCTTCGCGTGACCGACCGCCTGCCCTCGCGTCGAGATTTTCCGGCTGCAGGTCCGATCGAACAGACGGACCCATCGCGGCCGGCAACACGCTGCCCGCCTGCATGATCTTCCCCCCAATGTCGTCGCGAATAGCCCTCGAAGCCGTCCCTGCTCGAAAGGCCCGGATGAGCGGCCGCGTTCCCTCCGGCCTTCACCCCATCGACATATTAGCAGAAGCGAAATTCACCTTCGCTACAACCATGTCGTTCAAATCCGGACTTTAACGTGTCGTTAACATTTATCAAGCGGGATTCTGCAACCTGAATGATGCCTTAGCGCGAACGGCTTTAACGGAAGCGGACAGCCATGCCCCTGCCCTTGCTTGCGGCGATGGACGGGAGAGTCCATAAAGGCCGCAATCGAAAGACTGCTTTCGAGGGGAAGAGAATGAACCTCAAGGAATTTGCCGCGCGCATCGGCCTCTCCCAGACGACGGTGAGCCGGGCGATGAGCGGCTATCCGGAGGTAAAGGCGGAAACGCGTGCGCGCGTGCTGGAGGCCGCGGAGCGGCTGGGCTACCGCCCGAACAGCATCGCCCAGCGACTGGCGACCGGCCGGGCCGGCGCCATCGGCATCGTCTTCCAGGGCGGCGGGCGCTTCGGGCCCCATTCCAGCGAGTTCATGGGCGGTCTTTCGACGCGCCTGCAGCAGGAAGGTATCGACATCCTCGTCTCGACCGTCGAGAGCGCGCAGGACGAGGCGGCCGCCTATCGCCGGCTTGCGGCGAGCAAGCGGGTGGACGCCGTGATCGTCCATACGCCCGCCCGCACCGACGAGCGCATCGCGCTCTTGCAGGCGCTCGGCCTGCCCTTCATCGTGCATGGGCGAAGCGAGGCGGAAAAGCCCTTCGCCTTCCTCGACATCGACAATTTCGGGGCCATCGCCGCCGCGACGAAGCATCTTGCCGCGCTCGGCCATCGCCGCATCGCCCTCATCAACGGCGATACGGCGAGCACCTATGCCCGCGACCGAGACAAGGGGTATCGCAGGACGCTCGCGGCAGAAGGCATAGCAGTGGATCCAGCGCTGACCGGCCACGGCGAGTTCACCGACGAGACCGGCTTTCGGCTCATGCAGGGCTTCCTCGCCCTCCCCGCCCCGCCGACGGCGGTCATCGCGGGGTCGATGATGTCGGCGCTGGGCGCCATGCGGGCGATCCGCATCGCGGGACTTGCCGTGGGCGAGGATGTCTCACTCATCGCCCATGACGACGTCTTTCCCTATCTCAGCCCCGATAATCTCGTTCCGGCCGTCACCACGACGCAGTCGCCGATCCGCGCGGCGGGCGAGCGGATCGGCGACATGGCCTTGCGGCTTTTGCAGGGGGAAGCGCCGGAGGCGCTTCAGGAGGTCTGGCCGGTCGAGTTCGTCATCCGCGGCTCGACAGGCGCGGCCCGGAGTTAAGGTCAAACCGCCAGCTCGCAGCGCCCCTTCTCGGTCTCAATAGCAAGATCGAGCACCTTCTGGAGCTCGGCGGCATGGCGGAAGCCCGGCTCGATCCTTTCGCCCGCCGCGACGGCTGCGGCGAAGCGCTCGTAATTGGTCGGCACCGTGCCGGCGTCGATCTCCCGCCAGACGGCCTGCTCGACATCCTCGCCGAGGCAGCCGCGCAGCTTCGATCCCTCGGTCGAATGGATGACCTCGAGGGCACCCTTGTCGCCATGCATGCGAAGACGCAGCTCGTTGAGATGGCCGGTCGCCCAGCGGCTGGCATGGATGACGCCGAGCGCGCCGTTGTCGAAATCCACCGTCATCGTGAAGCTGTCATTGGCGTCGAGGTCGTATTCGCCGATCCGGTTGTCCGGCGCCTTGTCGAAAGCCTTCAGCCGGGCGAAGACGTGGTCCACGTCGCTCGCCGCGCCGTAGCTGGCGAAATCGAGGATGTGGATGCCGACATCGCCCAGCACGCCGTTCGAGCCGTGGCGGGTGGAAAGGCGCCAGAGCCACTGGCTTTCCGTCGCCCAGTTGCCCCAGGCCTTCGAGACGAGCCAGCTTTGCAGATAGGACGCCTCGACATGGCGCACGCGGCCGATCTCGCCCGCCAGAACCATCGCGCGCGCCTTCTGCAACGGCGCCACGTTGCGATAGGTGAGGTTCACCATGGTGACGAGACCGGACGCCTCGGCGGCGCGGGCCATCTCGTCGGCCTTGGCGTAGTTTTCCGCCAGCGGCTTCTCGCACATCACATGCTTGCCCGCCGCCAGCAGCGCCAGCGTCGTCGGATGGTGCGCGCGGTCGGGCGTGACATTGGTCGCCGCGTCGAAGCCATTCCAGGCGATGGCGTCCTCCAGCGAGGTGAAGACATTCGCGATACCATGCTGGTCGGCGAAGGCCTTGGCCCGCGAGGGGTCGACATCGACCGCGCCGACCAGCTCGACGCCGTCTATTGCGGCAAAATATCTGGCATGGGTATTAGCCATGCCGCCTGTTCCAACAACGAGAAGACGCATCGTTCGCCTCAGCGGTAACCGGCTTCGCCGGCCTCATGCAATTTCGGGCCGCGCTCCTCGATCGGCTCCAGGGCCTTGTCGACCGGCACGTTCGGCGCATCGTGGATGGCCGCATAGGTGCCCTGCGGGTTGAAGGCCCATTTCACGCCATTGACCAGGACCTTCTGGACCGTGGCGTCGTGATAGGTCGGGTAGGTCTCGTGGCCCGGGCGGAAATAGAAGATGTTGCCGGCGCCGCGACGCCAGGTGAGACCCGAGCGGAACACCTCGCCGCCCGCAAACCACGAGATGAAGACGGTTTCCAGCGGTTCCGGCACGGAGAACTGCTCGCCATACATCTCCTCGTTTTCCAGCACGAAGTTCTCGCCGAGCCCTTCGGCGATGGGGTGGCGGGGATTGATCACCCAGAGCCGCTCGCGCTCGCCGGCCTCGCGCCATTTCAGCGCGCAGGGCGTGCCCATCAGGCGCTTGAAGATCTTGGAGAAATGGCCGGAATGCAGCACGAGGAGGCCCATGCCTTCCCACACGCGCCGCGCCACGCGCTCCACCACCGCATCGTCGACCGCGCCGTGATCCTTGTGGCCCCACCAGACGAGGACGTCCGTCTCGGCAAGGCGGGCCTCGGTGAGCCCGTGTTCCGGCTCCTGCAGCGTCGCCGTCGTGGCGCGGATCGCGGGATCCCTGTTCAGCGCCTCGGCGATCGTGTTGTGCATGCCGTTCGGATAGATCGAGCGGACGATCTCGTTCGTCTGCTCGTGGATGTTCTCACCCCATACGATGGTGCGTATTGCCATGTGCCATTCCTTCAAGGCCGGGAATTGAAACCGCTTTCAATTCGTCGAAACCGATAGAGGTAGTCCCGCGTCTTGGCAAGCGGGGTCCTCTCACGATTCCGGCTCCCCTTCAGTGGAATGTCGATTTGGAGAAAAGGTTCAGCACAAGAACGCCGGCAATGATCAGGCCGAGGCCGGCAATGGCGGCAAAGTCGAGCTTCTGGCCGAAGGCGAAGTAGCCGACGAGCGAGATCAGCACGATGCCGAGGCCGCTCCAGATCGCATAGGCGATGCCGACCGGAACGTAGCGCAGGCTCCAGGAGAGGAAGTAGAACGCCACGGCATAGCAGACCACCATGACGAGGGTCGGCCCAAGGCGGGAGAAGTGCTGCGCGGCCTGCATGGCGGAGGTGCCGAGCACCTCGAAGACGATGGCGGCCACCAGGACGGCATAGACGGCGGTGATGTTCATGTGAGGTCTCCGGCGCAGGCCGCGCCAACGGGCGCCTTCCGGCGCGGATTGCAAAAGACGGTCAGGTGCGCGACAGGGCCATCAGGCGCTCCAGCATGGCCGCGCGCGGTGCGGCATCCATGACGGGCGCCCCGAGCAGGTCGGCCAGCCAGAGCCCGTCCACCGCATAGCGAACGAGCATGGCGTCGAGCGTCGAATCCGTGCCGACATTTTCCGCAAGGTGCCGGTCGACCCATTGTCGCCAGCGCTCGCGCAGGTGCGGCTCGGAGATGAGCGCGACGGTGAGCACCTTCCATTGCTCGCCGTCGGAAAGGCCCTCCGGCAGGAACCAGATCGCCGCATAGGCCCGCGTGAAGCGGCCCTTCGGCTCAGGATCGTCGCGCATGCGCTCGGCAAGCGCCCGGTCGAACTTTTCCGTCAGGTCGTCGAACAGGCCGTCGAGCAGCGACAGCTTGTTGGGAAAATGATGCAGCAGGCCCCCCTTGCTGACCCCGGCCGCCTGGGAAACGGCATCGAGCGTCACGCTCGCCGGCCCCTTCTCCAGCGACAGCTTCGCCGCGACTTCCAGCAATTGCTGGCGGACGGCCTCGGGATGCTTCTTGCGATGGTGGGCTTTGCTCATAATAAAACATACCGTCTAGACGGTTTCTTGTCAATCCGCCCGAGGCGGCGCTGCCGGGCGCATTGCCGCAGCTCTGCAGCCGGGATTGCGCGGCGGATGCGGCGGCGCTAAGACCCTGGACAACGGGAAGAACCATGACCGACGCGACGCAAGAGCAGGAACGGCAGGGCGAGACGATCACCCTCTACCAGGCGGTGGGCGGCGAGGCGGGCGTGCGCGCCCTGACGCGCCGCTTCTACGCGCTGATGGACACCCTGCCGGAAGCGGCCCGCTGCCGCGCCATCCATCCGCCGGACCTCACCGGCAGCGAGGAAAAGCTCTACGAATACCTGACCGGCTGGCTCGGCGGCCCGCCGCTCTATACGCAGAAGCGCGGCCACCCCATGCTGCGCCGCCGCCATTTCGTCGCGCCGATCGGCCCGGCCGAACGGGACGAATGGCTGCTCTGCTTCGTGCGCGCGCTGGAAGAGACCGTGCCCGGCGAGGGCCTCCGGAAGATCATCCTCGAGCCGGTTACCCGGCTTGCCCACCACATGCAGAACCAGGAATAGTCCCGGGAGTCATCCATGTCCTTTTCGTTCCGCTCGGCAAGCCTTCTCGTCGCCGGCCTGATGGGCCTTGCCGGCGTCGCAACGGCGGCGGCCGCCTCGCATGGCAGCGATCCGCGCCTGATGGCCGGCGCTTCCGCCATGTGCCTTGCCCATGCCCCGGCGCTGGTCGCGCTCCACGCGGCCTGGCCAATGGTGCGGACCGCGCCGCTCGCCGCGCTGCTGCTGGCCCTCGGCACGGCGCTC
The Shinella zoogloeoides DNA segment above includes these coding regions:
- a CDS encoding dual specificity protein phosphatase family protein, giving the protein MKRFLKWTGLASGAAGLGLGLYLVAIQLTGNFAAVVPGEVYRSNQPTPADLATYAERYKIRTVINLRGRDEKSAWYKNEAAAARQLGLTLIDFPLNASRRLDAKTADDLVATLRDAPRPILIHCRSGADRTGLASVVYLARVAHEDEETAEHQLSIRYGHFGVPFFSPTYAMDESWEDMEAAARSAS
- the arsC gene encoding arsenate reductase (glutaredoxin) (This arsenate reductase requires both glutathione and glutaredoxin to convert arsenate to arsenite, after which the efflux transporter formed by ArsA and ArsB can extrude the arsenite from the cell, providing resistance.) encodes the protein MEAIIYHNPRCGTSRNTLALIRNAGIEPRIVDYLAAPPTREELRALIATAGLAVRAAIREKEASYAALGLANPALSDDELLDHMVAEPILINRPFVTTPLGTRLCRPSEVVLDILPDTHKGPFAKEDGEKVIGEDGKRLA
- a CDS encoding substrate-binding domain-containing protein, producing the protein MNLKEFAARIGLSQTTVSRAMSGYPEVKAETRARVLEAAERLGYRPNSIAQRLATGRAGAIGIVFQGGGRFGPHSSEFMGGLSTRLQQEGIDILVSTVESAQDEAAAYRRLAASKRVDAVIVHTPARTDERIALLQALGLPFIVHGRSEAEKPFAFLDIDNFGAIAAATKHLAALGHRRIALINGDTASTYARDRDKGYRRTLAAEGIAVDPALTGHGEFTDETGFRLMQGFLALPAPPTAVIAGSMMSALGAMRAIRIAGLAVGEDVSLIAHDDVFPYLSPDNLVPAVTTTQSPIRAAGERIGDMALRLLQGEAPEALQEVWPVEFVIRGSTGAARS
- a CDS encoding Gfo/Idh/MocA family protein, coding for MRLLVVGTGGMANTHARYFAAIDGVELVGAVDVDPSRAKAFADQHGIANVFTSLEDAIAWNGFDAATNVTPDRAHHPTTLALLAAGKHVMCEKPLAENYAKADEMARAAEASGLVTMVNLTYRNVAPLQKARAMVLAGEIGRVRHVEASYLQSWLVSKAWGNWATESQWLWRLSTRHGSNGVLGDVGIHILDFASYGAASDVDHVFARLKAFDKAPDNRIGEYDLDANDSFTMTVDFDNGALGVIHASRWATGHLNELRLRMHGDKGALEVIHSTEGSKLRGCLGEDVEQAVWREIDAGTVPTNYERFAAAVAAGERIEPGFRHAAELQKVLDLAIETEKGRCELAV
- a CDS encoding ThuA domain-containing protein, which encodes MAIRTIVWGENIHEQTNEIVRSIYPNGMHNTIAEALNRDPAIRATTATLQEPEHGLTEARLAETDVLVWWGHKDHGAVDDAVVERVARRVWEGMGLLVLHSGHFSKIFKRLMGTPCALKWREAGERERLWVINPRHPIAEGLGENFVLENEEMYGEQFSVPEPLETVFISWFAGGEVFRSGLTWRRGAGNIFYFRPGHETYPTYHDATVQKVLVNGVKWAFNPQGTYAAIHDAPNVPVDKALEPIEERGPKLHEAGEAGYR
- a CDS encoding DMT family transporter, coding for MNITAVYAVLVAAIVFEVLGTSAMQAAQHFSRLGPTLVMVVCYAVAFYFLSWSLRYVPVGIAYAIWSGLGIVLISLVGYFAFGQKLDFAAIAGLGLIIAGVLVLNLFSKSTFH
- a CDS encoding TetR/AcrR family transcriptional regulator, translated to MSKAHHRKKHPEAVRQQLLEVAAKLSLEKGPASVTLDAVSQAAGVSKGGLLHHFPNKLSLLDGLFDDLTEKFDRALAERMRDDPEPKGRFTRAYAAIWFLPEGLSDGEQWKVLTVALISEPHLRERWRQWVDRHLAENVGTDSTLDAMLVRYAVDGLWLADLLGAPVMDAAPRAAMLERLMALSRT
- a CDS encoding group II truncated hemoglobin, giving the protein MTDATQEQERQGETITLYQAVGGEAGVRALTRRFYALMDTLPEAARCRAIHPPDLTGSEEKLYEYLTGWLGGPPLYTQKRGHPMLRRRHFVAPIGPAERDEWLLCFVRALEETVPGEGLRKIILEPVTRLAHHMQNQE
- a CDS encoding DUF423 domain-containing protein: MSFSFRSASLLVAGLMGLAGVATAAAASHGSDPRLMAGASAMCLAHAPALVALHAAWPMVRTAPLAALLLALGTALFAGDLVFRHSAGHGLFPMSAPTGGVVMMAGWLAIALGAFLPRAIPAKV